The following coding sequences are from one Pseudarthrobacter sp. ATCC 49987 window:
- a CDS encoding helix-turn-helix domain-containing protein: MTAVAARPSFSPAGQALRTSPATSFDHWRHLVAESFVPLAASSKNAENFRGRLRARRLDRVAVVEVSSTSHEVHRTPALIAQSDQRYFKLNLQMQGTGLLIQDNREAVLQPGDLSIYDTSRPYTLAFEGDARLMVVMFPWDALSLPPDCIAELSAVRMAAGSGLAAIVGPFIAHLAENLDALSGPSGSRLAANALDLVSTMLHSELDMSADRMRPQALLAASVREYIDARLADPLLSPASIAAAHFISTRHLHNVFHESGTTVASWIRTQRLEGARRELRDPLLAGMPVGAVAARWGFLDAAHFSRSFRDAFGESPSDWRRGA, encoded by the coding sequence ATGACCGCAGTTGCAGCCCGCCCCTCCTTCAGTCCCGCCGGCCAGGCCCTGCGCACCAGCCCGGCAACCTCGTTCGACCACTGGCGGCACCTCGTCGCGGAGTCCTTCGTTCCCCTGGCCGCGTCGAGCAAGAATGCGGAAAACTTCCGCGGCCGCCTGCGGGCCCGCAGGCTGGACCGCGTGGCGGTCGTCGAGGTGTCCTCCACGAGCCATGAGGTCCACCGCACGCCGGCGCTCATTGCGCAGTCCGACCAGCGCTATTTCAAGCTCAATCTCCAAATGCAGGGCACCGGGCTCCTCATCCAGGACAACCGCGAGGCCGTCCTGCAGCCGGGCGACCTCTCTATCTATGACACCAGCCGCCCCTACACGCTTGCCTTCGAGGGCGACGCCCGGCTCATGGTGGTGATGTTTCCCTGGGACGCGCTGTCCCTGCCGCCGGACTGCATCGCGGAGCTTTCGGCCGTGCGGATGGCCGCCGGCTCAGGCCTCGCCGCAATCGTCGGGCCGTTCATCGCCCACCTTGCCGAGAACCTGGATGCCCTGAGCGGCCCCAGCGGGTCCCGCCTTGCCGCGAATGCCCTCGATCTCGTTTCCACGATGCTGCATTCGGAACTGGACATGTCCGCGGACCGGATGCGGCCGCAGGCCCTCCTGGCGGCATCCGTCCGCGAGTACATCGACGCCCGGCTGGCCGATCCGCTGCTGTCGCCCGCGTCCATCGCGGCGGCCCATTTCATTTCCACACGGCACCTGCACAACGTCTTCCATGAATCCGGGACCACCGTGGCGAGCTGGATCCGGACCCAGCGGCTGGAAGGGGCACGCCGCGAGCTGCGGGATCCGCTCCTGGCCGGCATGCCGGTGGGGGCCGTGGCCGCGCGCTGGGGTTTCCTGGATGCGGCCCACTTCAGCCGGTCTTTCCGTGACGCCTTCGGCGAATCCCCCAGCGACTGGCGGCGCGGCGCCTAA
- a CDS encoding primary-amine oxidase, protein MMTVQTDTRTPFSPYSLAAGAEITAVQGILRSAGLLGDTKRIAYLGLLDPARNAPEGSEDRRFRVFVHDVSGGRPADVTVSVSSSAVISVVELDTAVAGELPVLEEEFELVEELLATDECWLEALANRGLDVSKVRVAPLSAGVFEYPEEKGRRILRGLAFVQDFPEDSAWAHPVDGLVAYVDVVSKEVTQVLDLGAMPIPAEHGNYTDPELTGPLRTTQKPINITQPEGPSFTVTGGNHIEWEKWSLDVGFDVREGVVLHNIAFQDGDRKRSIINRASIAEMVVPYGDPSPIRSWQNYFDTGEYLVGQYANSLELGCDCLGEITYLSPVISDAFGNPREIRNGICMHEEDWGILAKHSDLWTGINYTRRNRRLVISFFTTIGNYDYGFYWYLYLDGTIEFEAKATGVVFTSAYPEGGSANISQLAPGLGAPFHQHLFSARLDMAIDGLTNRVEEEDVVRQAMGEGNERGNAFSRKRTLIARESEGAREADARNGRTWVISNPQSRNRLGEPVAYKLHAEGQPTLLADPESSIARRAAFATKDLWVTRHADAERYPTGDFVNQHSGGAGLPAYVAQDRDLDGQDIVLWHTFGLTHFPRPEDWPIMPVDTAGFKLRPEGFFDRSPVLDVPANAQPAGGHCHS, encoded by the coding sequence ATGATGACCGTACAAACTGACACACGCACCCCGTTTAGTCCGTACAGCCTGGCCGCGGGCGCTGAAATCACGGCAGTTCAAGGCATCCTGCGCTCCGCGGGGCTGCTGGGCGACACCAAACGCATCGCGTACCTGGGCCTGCTGGATCCCGCCAGGAATGCGCCGGAGGGAAGCGAGGACCGCAGGTTCCGGGTCTTCGTCCATGACGTGTCCGGAGGGCGCCCGGCCGACGTGACCGTCTCGGTGTCCAGCAGCGCGGTGATATCCGTCGTCGAGCTGGACACCGCGGTGGCCGGTGAACTCCCCGTCCTGGAGGAAGAGTTCGAGCTCGTCGAGGAGCTTCTGGCCACGGACGAGTGCTGGCTTGAGGCGCTGGCCAACCGCGGCCTGGACGTCAGCAAGGTCCGCGTTGCCCCGCTGTCTGCCGGCGTCTTCGAGTACCCGGAGGAAAAGGGCCGCCGCATCCTTCGCGGGCTGGCTTTCGTGCAGGATTTCCCCGAGGACAGCGCCTGGGCCCACCCCGTGGACGGTCTCGTGGCGTACGTCGATGTGGTCAGCAAGGAAGTCACGCAGGTGCTGGACCTGGGCGCCATGCCGATTCCCGCAGAGCACGGCAACTACACGGACCCTGAGCTCACCGGTCCGCTCCGCACCACGCAGAAACCCATCAACATCACCCAGCCGGAAGGGCCCAGCTTCACCGTCACCGGCGGCAACCACATCGAGTGGGAAAAGTGGAGCCTCGACGTCGGCTTCGATGTCCGCGAAGGGGTAGTACTGCACAACATTGCGTTCCAGGACGGCGACCGGAAACGGAGCATCATCAACCGGGCGTCCATCGCCGAAATGGTGGTCCCGTACGGAGATCCCTCGCCGATCCGGTCCTGGCAGAACTACTTCGACACCGGCGAGTACCTCGTGGGCCAGTACGCCAACTCCCTGGAGCTGGGCTGCGACTGCCTCGGCGAGATCACCTACCTCAGCCCCGTCATCAGCGACGCCTTCGGCAACCCCCGCGAGATCCGCAACGGCATCTGTATGCATGAGGAGGACTGGGGGATCCTGGCCAAGCACAGCGACCTCTGGACGGGCATCAACTACACCCGCCGCAACCGCCGCCTGGTGATCTCCTTCTTCACCACCATCGGCAACTACGACTACGGCTTCTACTGGTACCTCTACCTCGACGGAACCATCGAGTTCGAGGCCAAGGCCACCGGCGTCGTCTTCACCTCCGCCTACCCGGAGGGCGGATCGGCCAACATCTCCCAGCTCGCCCCGGGTCTGGGCGCACCGTTCCACCAGCACCTGTTCAGCGCACGCCTGGACATGGCAATCGACGGTCTCACCAACCGGGTCGAGGAAGAAGACGTGGTCCGGCAGGCGATGGGCGAAGGCAACGAACGCGGCAACGCCTTTTCCCGGAAGCGCACGCTCATTGCCCGCGAATCCGAGGGCGCGCGCGAGGCCGACGCCCGCAACGGCCGGACCTGGGTCATCTCCAACCCGCAGTCACGGAACCGCCTCGGCGAACCCGTGGCGTACAAGCTCCACGCCGAAGGCCAGCCCACCCTGCTGGCGGACCCGGAGTCCTCGATTGCCCGGCGCGCCGCGTTCGCCACGAAGGACCTGTGGGTCACCCGGCACGCCGACGCGGAGCGCTACCCCACCGGCGACTTCGTGAACCAGCATTCCGGGGGAGCGGGGCTGCCGGCCTATGTTGCCCAGGACCGGGACCTGGACGGCCAGGACATCGTGCTCTGGCACACCTTTGGCCTCACGCACTTCCCGCGTCCCGAGGACTGGCCCATCATGCCCGTGGACACAGCCGGCTTCAAGCTGCGCCCGGAAGGCTTCTTTGACCGCAGCCCCGTGCTGGATGTGCCGGCGAATGCACAGCCGGCCGGTGGCCACTGCCACAGCTGA
- a CDS encoding fumarylacetoacetate hydrolase family protein: protein MEQVTDHLLAAARKVIAVHINYPSRAAQRGRTPGQPSYFLKPSSSLALSGSTVERPAGCELLGYEGEIALIIGKPARRVAIEDAWNHVGWITASNDLGVYDLRYADKGSNLRSKGGDGFTPVGPGLIAADAVDPAQLRIRTWHNGDLVQDDTTGDLLFPFARLVADLSQLLTLEEGDIILTGTPAGASVAKPGDVVEVEVSTESTTAGAAAAGFSTGRLVTRVEEGTTPFADFGAQPRTDDLQREEAYGSREAAGLAAVGHVLSPELKAKLESVCTATLSSQLRKRGLNNVSIDGLTSTRPDRRIVGLARTLRYVPNREDLFKTHGGGFNAQKKAIDSVNEGEILVMEARGEKGTGTIGDILALRAQVRGAAAVITDGGVRDFSAVAAMDMPTYYANPHPAVLGRRHIPWDTDITIACGGATVQPGDIIVADADGILVIPPALAEELADDSIAQEREEVFIAEMVAQGHSVDGLYPLNTAWRTKYEEWEAGKAND, encoded by the coding sequence TTGGAACAGGTCACCGACCACCTCCTGGCCGCAGCGCGCAAGGTCATTGCGGTCCACATCAACTACCCCAGCCGGGCAGCGCAGCGCGGCCGGACACCCGGGCAGCCGTCGTATTTCCTGAAGCCATCCTCCTCCCTGGCGCTCAGCGGCTCAACGGTGGAACGTCCCGCCGGCTGCGAACTCCTCGGGTACGAAGGCGAGATCGCCCTCATCATCGGCAAGCCGGCCCGGCGCGTGGCCATCGAGGACGCCTGGAACCACGTCGGGTGGATCACGGCCAGTAACGACCTTGGCGTCTACGACCTCCGCTACGCCGACAAGGGCTCCAACCTCCGGTCCAAGGGCGGCGACGGTTTCACGCCGGTGGGCCCGGGACTGATCGCCGCGGACGCCGTCGACCCGGCACAACTACGGATCCGCACCTGGCACAACGGCGACCTGGTCCAGGACGACACCACCGGTGACCTGCTCTTCCCGTTTGCCCGCCTGGTCGCTGATCTCTCCCAGCTGCTCACCCTCGAGGAAGGCGACATCATCCTCACCGGCACCCCCGCCGGGGCCTCCGTGGCCAAGCCGGGCGACGTCGTCGAAGTTGAAGTCAGCACCGAAAGCACGACGGCGGGCGCCGCCGCTGCCGGCTTCTCCACGGGCCGCCTGGTCACCCGGGTCGAGGAGGGCACGACGCCGTTCGCGGACTTCGGCGCGCAGCCCAGGACCGATGACCTCCAGCGGGAGGAAGCCTACGGCTCGCGTGAAGCGGCCGGACTCGCCGCCGTCGGACATGTCCTGTCGCCGGAGCTGAAGGCGAAGCTCGAAAGCGTCTGCACGGCCACCCTGTCCTCCCAGCTGCGCAAGCGCGGCCTGAACAACGTCAGCATCGACGGCCTGACCTCGACCCGCCCGGACAGGCGGATCGTGGGCCTGGCCCGGACCCTGCGCTACGTGCCCAACCGCGAGGACCTCTTCAAGACCCACGGCGGCGGCTTCAACGCCCAGAAGAAGGCCATCGACTCGGTCAACGAGGGCGAAATCCTCGTCATGGAGGCCCGCGGCGAAAAGGGCACCGGCACCATCGGCGACATCCTGGCCCTCCGCGCCCAGGTCCGAGGCGCCGCCGCCGTCATCACCGACGGCGGCGTCCGTGACTTCTCCGCCGTGGCTGCGATGGACATGCCCACCTATTACGCCAACCCGCACCCCGCAGTCCTCGGGCGCCGGCACATCCCGTGGGACACGGACATCACGATCGCCTGCGGCGGCGCCACCGTGCAGCCCGGGGACATCATCGTGGCGGACGCGGACGGCATCCTGGTGATCCCGCCGGCCCTGGCCGAAGAACTCGCGGACGATTCCATCGCCCAGGAACGCGAGGAAGTCTTCATCGCCGAGATGGTGGCACAGGGTCACAGCGTGGACGGCCTCTACCCGCTGAACACCGCATGGCGGACCAAGTACGAGGAATGGGAAGCAGGCAAAGCCAATGACTGA
- a CDS encoding aldehyde dehydrogenase family protein translates to METYDALLASITPDTGDTRTILDPATGTVVGKAPVHTLEDLERAIAAAAAAQPAWAALGHDARSAALLRAADAVERSAEELARLLSREQGKPLNGPNARFEVGACAAWLRTAAATVLEPETVVDDGETRAELHYRPIGVVGAIGPWNWPMMITIWQIAPALRMGNAVVVKPSEYTPLSVLALAKVLNEELPEGLLTVVSGGRDVGARLAEHPTIGKVMFTGSTATGKAIIRSSADTVKRLTLELGGNDAGIVLPDADPKAIAEGLFWGAFINTGQTCAALKRLYVHGDIYDAVCEELTAVAAAMPMGNGLDEGNVLGPLQNKQQFDIVARLVEDARDSGAKILLGGDPATDQPGYFYPATLVADIDNNNPLVAEEQFGPALPIIRYRTVDEAVTMANGLDVGLGASVWSADPAEARTVAARLEAGTVWINKHGAVDPRIPFGGAKQSGYGLEFGVEGLKALGVPQVING, encoded by the coding sequence ATGGAAACTTACGACGCCCTTCTGGCCTCGATCACCCCTGACACCGGCGACACCCGGACCATCCTTGACCCCGCCACCGGCACTGTCGTCGGCAAAGCGCCGGTGCACACGCTGGAGGACCTGGAGCGGGCCATTGCCGCTGCAGCCGCCGCCCAACCCGCGTGGGCGGCATTGGGCCATGACGCGCGGAGCGCCGCACTGTTGAGGGCCGCCGACGCCGTCGAACGCTCTGCCGAGGAACTCGCCCGCCTGCTCTCCCGCGAGCAGGGCAAACCCCTCAACGGCCCCAATGCACGGTTCGAGGTCGGCGCCTGCGCCGCCTGGCTCCGCACGGCTGCCGCCACCGTCCTGGAGCCGGAGACCGTGGTGGACGACGGCGAAACCCGCGCCGAACTGCACTACCGGCCCATCGGCGTCGTCGGGGCGATCGGGCCCTGGAACTGGCCCATGATGATCACCATCTGGCAGATCGCACCGGCCCTCCGGATGGGCAACGCCGTGGTGGTCAAACCGTCCGAATACACCCCGCTGTCCGTCCTGGCCCTGGCGAAAGTCCTCAACGAGGAACTGCCCGAAGGCCTCCTCACCGTCGTCTCCGGCGGCCGCGACGTCGGCGCAAGGCTGGCCGAGCACCCCACGATCGGCAAGGTGATGTTCACCGGCTCCACGGCCACGGGCAAAGCCATCATCAGGTCCTCCGCGGACACGGTCAAACGCCTCACCCTGGAACTCGGCGGCAACGACGCAGGCATCGTCCTGCCCGACGCCGACCCCAAGGCTATCGCGGAGGGCCTCTTCTGGGGCGCCTTCATCAACACCGGCCAGACCTGCGCGGCCCTGAAGCGCCTCTACGTCCACGGCGACATCTACGATGCCGTCTGCGAGGAACTCACCGCGGTCGCCGCCGCGATGCCCATGGGCAACGGCCTCGACGAGGGGAATGTGCTGGGCCCGCTGCAGAACAAGCAGCAGTTCGACATCGTGGCCCGGCTGGTAGAGGACGCCCGCGATTCCGGGGCCAAGATCCTGCTCGGCGGCGACCCGGCCACGGACCAGCCCGGCTACTTCTACCCCGCCACCCTGGTGGCCGACATCGACAACAACAATCCGCTGGTGGCCGAGGAACAGTTCGGCCCCGCCCTGCCCATCATCCGCTACCGCACGGTGGACGAGGCCGTCACTATGGCCAACGGACTCGACGTCGGACTCGGCGCCTCCGTCTGGTCCGCCGATCCGGCGGAAGCCCGCACGGTCGCGGCCCGGCTCGAGGCAGGCACCGTCTGGATCAACAAGCACGGCGCCGTTGACCCGCGCATCCCCTTCGGCGGCGCCAAGCAATCCGGCTACGGCCTGGAATTCGGCGTCGAAGGACTCAAGGCCCTCGGCGTACCCCAGGTCATCAACGGCTGA
- a CDS encoding TetR/AcrR family transcriptional regulator → MPKIVDHDQRRLELVDATWRIIARLGIESATMREIALEAGFANGALKPYFPTKDDLLTFAFGHVFNRTNERIATVTAGLAGLAALKAFCVEVLPLDEERINEARIVIPFWQKAINDPGKARIHRESMQQWLAAMRQYLAEARQAGAVATAVDDAALAGQLLNLLLGAQIAAALAPEGQLELGLNEQLEGFLTLLAR, encoded by the coding sequence GTGCCAAAGATTGTCGACCACGACCAGCGGCGGCTTGAACTCGTCGACGCCACGTGGCGGATCATCGCCCGGCTCGGCATTGAAAGTGCCACGATGCGGGAAATTGCCCTTGAGGCCGGCTTTGCGAACGGGGCCCTCAAGCCGTACTTTCCCACGAAGGATGACCTGCTGACCTTCGCATTCGGGCACGTTTTCAACCGCACCAACGAGCGCATCGCGACGGTGACCGCCGGACTGGCTGGACTCGCGGCCCTGAAGGCGTTTTGCGTCGAGGTGCTGCCCCTGGATGAGGAGCGGATCAACGAGGCCCGGATTGTCATTCCGTTCTGGCAGAAGGCCATCAACGATCCCGGCAAGGCCCGGATCCACCGGGAATCAATGCAACAGTGGCTTGCGGCGATGCGGCAGTACCTTGCCGAGGCGCGGCAGGCCGGCGCAGTTGCCACCGCCGTCGACGACGCCGCACTGGCCGGACAGCTGCTCAACCTCCTCCTCGGCGCGCAGATCGCGGCGGCGCTCGCCCCGGAAGGCCAGCTGGAGCTCGGGCTGAATGAACAGCTGGAAGGGTTCCTGACCCTGCTGGCCCGCTGA
- a CDS encoding FAD-binding monooxygenase → MQFHHHGYVSGDPRVQPAAGVGIDRPTELPDEVDVLIVGTGPAGVVTAAQLSQFPGLTTRIVERRDGRLPIGQADGIQARSVETFQAFGFAERIIAEAYRITEMAFWKPDPADPSRIVRAARAVDDTTGISEFPHLIVNQARVLDYFGEFMANAPTRMAPDYGLEFRSLEVSDAGEYPVTVTLVHTAGPDEGRERIVRAKYVVGADGARSKVRDSIGCTLAGDQANHAWGVMDILAVTDFPDIRTKCAIQSGTGGSILLIPREGGYLFRMYVDLGEVDGNDKGAVRSTTIEQIIAQANEILHPYTLDVRNVAWHSVYEVAHRLTDRFDDVLPDQLGTRTPRVFITGDACHTHSAKAGQGMNVSMQDGFNLGWKLGHVLEGRSPESLLSTYSAERQVIAKNLIDFDKEWSTLMAKKPEEFESPSELEDFYVSTAEFPAGFMTQYAPSMLVGEADHQDLAAGFPIGKRFKSASVVRVCDTNPMHLGHHATADGRWRIYVFADAAAAGAPSPTTDFADWIATAPDSPLAATPRGADLDAWFDVKVIYQQDHTGVDIGAVPPVFKPLVGPFQLTDYEKVYATDPTADIFELRGLDRGGVVVVVRPDQYVANVLPLTATAELGAFFAPLLQAGNRTPELQDHAG, encoded by the coding sequence GTGCAGTTCCACCACCACGGTTACGTATCCGGTGACCCGCGAGTCCAGCCAGCTGCCGGCGTCGGCATCGATCGGCCCACAGAACTTCCTGACGAGGTCGACGTGCTCATTGTGGGCACCGGACCGGCGGGCGTTGTCACCGCCGCGCAGCTGTCCCAGTTCCCGGGCCTCACCACCCGGATCGTGGAGCGCCGCGACGGGCGGCTCCCCATTGGCCAGGCCGACGGCATCCAGGCCCGGAGTGTCGAGACCTTCCAGGCCTTCGGATTCGCCGAGCGGATCATCGCCGAGGCCTACCGCATCACCGAGATGGCCTTCTGGAAGCCGGACCCCGCGGACCCGTCCCGGATCGTCCGGGCCGCCCGCGCCGTGGACGACACGACAGGCATCAGCGAGTTCCCGCACCTCATCGTCAACCAGGCCCGCGTCCTGGACTACTTCGGCGAGTTCATGGCGAACGCGCCCACCCGCATGGCGCCTGACTACGGCCTGGAGTTCCGGAGCCTCGAGGTCTCCGACGCAGGCGAGTATCCCGTCACCGTCACCCTCGTCCACACTGCCGGCCCCGATGAGGGCCGGGAGCGCATTGTCCGGGCGAAGTACGTCGTCGGCGCGGATGGCGCCAGGAGCAAGGTCCGGGACTCGATCGGCTGCACCCTCGCGGGCGACCAGGCCAACCACGCCTGGGGCGTCATGGATATCCTCGCCGTCACGGACTTCCCGGACATCCGCACGAAGTGCGCGATCCAGTCCGGCACCGGCGGCAGCATCCTGCTGATCCCGCGCGAAGGCGGCTACCTGTTCCGCATGTATGTCGATCTTGGCGAGGTCGACGGGAACGACAAAGGCGCCGTGCGCAGCACCACCATCGAGCAGATCATTGCCCAGGCGAATGAGATCCTCCACCCCTATACCCTCGACGTCCGCAATGTTGCCTGGCACAGCGTGTATGAGGTCGCCCACCGCCTCACTGACCGGTTCGACGACGTCCTGCCGGACCAGCTGGGCACGCGCACGCCGCGCGTGTTCATCACCGGCGACGCATGCCACACGCACAGCGCCAAGGCCGGCCAGGGCATGAACGTTTCCATGCAGGACGGCTTCAACCTGGGCTGGAAGCTCGGGCACGTGCTCGAGGGCCGCAGCCCGGAAAGCCTGCTGTCCACGTATTCGGCCGAGCGCCAGGTCATCGCGAAGAACCTCATTGACTTCGACAAGGAGTGGTCGACGCTCATGGCGAAGAAGCCCGAGGAATTCGAAAGCCCCTCGGAGCTCGAGGACTTCTACGTGAGCACCGCCGAGTTCCCGGCCGGATTCATGACCCAGTACGCCCCGTCCATGCTCGTCGGCGAGGCCGACCACCAGGACCTGGCTGCCGGCTTCCCCATCGGCAAGCGCTTCAAGTCCGCGTCCGTTGTGAGGGTCTGCGACACCAACCCGATGCACCTGGGCCACCACGCCACGGCGGACGGGCGGTGGCGCATCTACGTCTTTGCCGACGCAGCAGCGGCCGGTGCCCCGTCACCCACCACGGACTTCGCCGACTGGATCGCGACCGCGCCGGACTCCCCGCTCGCCGCCACCCCCAGGGGGGCCGACCTCGACGCGTGGTTCGACGTGAAGGTGATCTACCAGCAGGACCACACGGGTGTCGACATCGGCGCGGTCCCCCCAGTGTTCAAGCCGCTGGTGGGCCCGTTCCAGCTCACGGACTACGAGAAGGTCTACGCCACCGATCCGACGGCGGACATCTTCGAGCTGCGCGGCCTGGACCGCGGCGGCGTCGTTGTGGTGGTCCGCCCGGACCAGTATGTGGCCAACGTCCTGCCCCTCACGGCGACGGCGGAGCTCGGCGCGTTCTTCGCGCCCCTCCTGCAGGCAGGCAACCGCACCCCCGAGCTCCAGGACCACGCGGGCTAA
- a CDS encoding APC family permease — translation MSISKSEPRTAEDNPRAEHSTALRAGSVGVMGILFFVLSAQAPLTGIVGASPLAAALGNGPGAPGAYLVVGIVIVIFAVGFVAMSRKIQANGAFYAYVTAAFGRKTGAGAAWLALLAYSTVQAAMYGLYGAAFSGLLGSAGVVVPWWLLAVVTMAGVQMLGSLNIELGARVLAVLVGLEVAILLMFGITVLLRGGGPEGISLAASFSPAAIATGAPGVAIMFAVASMFGFESTAIYSAEAKDAHRTVARATYLSVGVISVFFAFISWMLVSYYGPSRVMDAAGAALESGDSTSFVLTPMVELFGPWAGIATGVLLVTSLLAGIIAFHNGINRYLHSLALRGSMPGVVAHTNRHRAPAVAARIQTVIAFLLMAPFALLSLDPVLTLFSWFSGLAVAALLVLYILCSLAVVAYFRRERVAGQVWQTKVAPILATLLLGWVLSLVVSNFTALIGGSTETAMGLLTAVPVVFAAGVLVEVGVERKAARAGVPA, via the coding sequence ATGAGTATTTCAAAATCCGAGCCCCGGACCGCGGAAGACAATCCCCGCGCCGAGCACTCCACCGCCCTGCGCGCCGGCAGCGTCGGCGTCATGGGCATTCTCTTCTTTGTTTTGTCCGCCCAGGCGCCATTGACCGGAATCGTCGGGGCGTCGCCGCTGGCCGCGGCCCTCGGCAACGGCCCCGGAGCGCCCGGTGCGTACCTGGTGGTGGGTATCGTCATCGTCATCTTTGCGGTCGGGTTCGTGGCGATGAGCCGCAAGATCCAGGCCAACGGCGCGTTCTACGCCTATGTGACCGCCGCCTTTGGGCGCAAGACCGGAGCGGGAGCCGCGTGGCTCGCGCTCCTGGCCTACAGCACAGTCCAGGCCGCAATGTACGGGCTGTACGGCGCGGCGTTCTCGGGGCTCCTCGGGTCCGCCGGCGTCGTGGTTCCCTGGTGGCTGCTGGCCGTGGTCACGATGGCCGGCGTGCAGATGCTCGGATCCCTCAACATCGAACTTGGTGCGCGCGTCCTGGCGGTACTTGTTGGACTCGAAGTCGCCATCCTGCTCATGTTCGGCATCACTGTGCTGCTGCGGGGCGGCGGCCCGGAGGGAATTTCGCTCGCGGCGTCCTTCTCTCCCGCGGCGATCGCCACCGGAGCCCCGGGCGTCGCCATCATGTTCGCCGTCGCCTCCATGTTCGGCTTCGAATCCACGGCCATCTACTCGGCCGAGGCCAAGGATGCCCACCGCACAGTGGCCCGTGCCACCTACCTGTCGGTGGGGGTCATCTCGGTGTTCTTCGCCTTCATCTCGTGGATGCTGGTCAGCTACTACGGCCCATCGCGCGTCATGGACGCCGCGGGGGCGGCGCTCGAATCAGGCGACTCCACCTCCTTCGTGCTGACACCGATGGTGGAACTCTTCGGGCCGTGGGCCGGGATCGCCACCGGCGTCCTGCTCGTGACCTCGCTGCTGGCCGGCATCATCGCCTTCCACAACGGCATCAACCGCTACCTCCATTCGCTGGCACTGCGCGGGTCCATGCCCGGCGTCGTCGCCCATACCAACCGGCACCGTGCCCCCGCCGTCGCCGCACGGATCCAGACCGTAATCGCGTTCCTGCTCATGGCGCCGTTCGCCCTGCTGTCCCTGGACCCGGTCCTGACCCTCTTTTCCTGGTTCAGCGGGCTGGCCGTGGCCGCGCTCCTGGTCCTGTACATCCTGTGCTCCCTGGCCGTCGTCGCGTATTTCCGGCGCGAAAGAGTGGCCGGCCAGGTCTGGCAGACCAAAGTGGCGCCGATACTCGCCACCCTGCTTCTTGGCTGGGTTCTGTCCCTCGTGGTCAGCAACTTCACGGCGCTGATTGGCGGCAGCACCGAAACGGCCATGGGCCTGCTGACCGCTGTCCCCGTAGTGTTTGCGGCCGGCGTCTTGGTGGAAGTCGGCGTCGAGCGCAAGGCCGCCCGGGCCGGGGTCCCCGCGTAG
- a CDS encoding prephenate dehydratase, with product MVKKIAYQGEPGANSNIACAQMFPELESVPCASFEDALELVSGGEAALAMIPIENSIAGRVADIHVLLPLSGLQIVGEYFLPIHFDLLGIPGSTIEGATEVHSHIHALGQCRKLIRSAGLKPVIAGDTAGSAREVREWNDPTKLSLAPPLAARIYGLQVLASRVEDDPSNTTRFVVLAPEKELPSREALPEAAVTSLLFRVRNVPSALFKALGGFATNGVNMTRLESYMVGDEFAATMFMADVEGHPEDLPVRLALEELDFFTTEVRILGVYAAAEYRTGQAAAS from the coding sequence ATGGTCAAGAAGATTGCGTACCAGGGTGAGCCCGGCGCCAATTCCAATATTGCGTGCGCGCAGATGTTTCCCGAGCTGGAAAGCGTCCCGTGCGCCAGCTTCGAGGATGCCTTAGAGCTGGTATCCGGCGGGGAGGCTGCCCTGGCCATGATTCCTATTGAGAACTCGATCGCCGGCCGGGTGGCTGACATCCACGTCCTGCTGCCGCTATCCGGTCTGCAGATAGTGGGCGAGTACTTTCTTCCGATTCATTTTGACCTGTTGGGCATCCCGGGCAGCACCATCGAGGGGGCCACTGAGGTCCACAGCCACATCCATGCCCTGGGCCAGTGCCGCAAGCTGATCCGCAGTGCCGGCCTGAAGCCTGTTATTGCCGGCGATACCGCCGGTTCTGCCCGTGAAGTGCGGGAGTGGAATGATCCGACCAAGCTGTCCCTCGCTCCCCCGCTCGCTGCCCGGATCTACGGCTTGCAGGTGCTGGCTTCGCGGGTGGAAGATGACCCGTCCAACACCACCCGGTTCGTGGTCCTGGCGCCGGAAAAGGAATTGCCGTCCCGGGAGGCGCTGCCGGAAGCGGCTGTGACCAGTTTGCTGTTCCGGGTCCGGAACGTTCCTTCTGCCCTATTCAAGGCGCTTGGCGGGTTTGCCACGAACGGCGTGAACATGACAAGGCTGGAAAGCTACATGGTGGGCGACGAGTTTGCTGCCACCATGTTCATGGCCGACGTCGAAGGTCACCCCGAGGACCTGCCCGTCCGCCTGGCCCTTGAGGAGCTGGACTTCTTCACCACCGAAGTGCGCATTTTGGGCGTCTATGCCGCAGCCGAGTACCGGACCGGACAAGCAGCCGCAAGCTGA